GGATGATCATGAGGAGATAACGGATGAATATAAAGGCGAGAAGGTTTGGTGGATTTCGAGCAAAAAACCAGCGAGCAGGCAGACAATATCTTTGTATAAGGAGGATGAGAAGAGATATTTCAAgctaaaatttcacaaaaagaaTCGCGACCTTGTCACAAATTCATACTTGAAGTATGTGTTGGATGAAGGAAAGGCGATATCTGTGAAAGAACGACAGAGAAAGCTGTACACGAACAATAAGGGAGATGGAGGTGGTTATAGATACAGGGGAGGGAGGATGTGGAGTGGAGTAGTATTCGAGCATCCGTCAACATTTGATACTCTAGCTATGGATCCAAACAAGAAGCAAGAGATCATAGATGATCTCGAAACATTTAGCAAGTCAAAAGACTATTACGCAAAGATTGGTAAGGCGTGGAAGCGTGGTTATCTTCTTTATGGTCCTCCAGGAACCGGTAAATCTAGCATGATTGCTGCTATGGCTAATTACTTGAAGTATGACGTCTATGATCTTGAGCTGACATCGGTTAAGGACAATACCGAGCTAAGAAAACTCCTGATAGATACAACAGGTAAATCTATTATTGTGATTGAAGACATAGATTGTTCCCTTGACCTAACAGGTCAACGAGAGacgaataagaagaagaaagaagaggaagataAAGGAAAAACTGAGGAAGATGCCGTCAAGGAGAAGATGAAAAAAGGCGGAGAGACGAAAGAAAAGCAAAGTGAGGTAACTTTATCAGGACTATTGAACTTCATTGATGGTCTATGGTCAGCTATTGGCGGTGAAAGGCTAATCGTCTTCACTACAAACTACGTGGAGAAGCTTGATCCTGCTCTAATCCGGAGGGGGAGAATGGATAAACATATTGTCCTATCATACTGTTGCTTTGAGTCATTCAAAGTTCTTGCACATAACTATCTTGACGTCGTTGAATCTCATGTTCACTTTCCTCAGATTCGTCGTTTATTAGAGGAAACTAATATGACTCCTGCTGATATTGCTGAGAATTTGATGCCTAAGTCTTCAAAGGAAAATGCAGATATTTGTTTAGAGAGATTGATTAAAGCTCTCGAAACTGCAAAAGAGGAAGCGAAACTTAAGGCTGAGGAAGAAGAGAGAGCAAAGGCGGCTGAGaaggagaaagaagagaaagatcGCGAGGAAAAGAAAGAAGTAACAGCTACTGAAGAAGCTAAGAGTGTTGACAGTGTAAACGAAAAAGATAATGGTGTTAAGGAAAATGGTAATGTTAGCAAAAGTTGATGAATACACATATAAGAAAGTATGTTTGGAGGTGTTTTAGCTTTCTGTTTTCTACAATTAGCTGAACTTGTAATAAGTTGTTGGTGAAGGTTAATaagaaaactttttttaatcatGAAACACTCAAATTTTAGCATCACAATCCATATTTTGCCTCGCGTCTTCAAACGAGCTAACAAGCACTGCAGCGCGATCAATTACTATAGTGTCGTTGCAGTGCAAACTTCTGTCTATATGTATGAAATTAAACGATATTGACATAGTATATTTGTGGTTTCTGTTTGTCTTCAACACTGTCCTCTTTATAGTCCTTATTAGTATTTTTAGAAAGGATTAATCTATACAAGTCATTGGGAATTTTCGAGTTTTTTCTTATGCAAAAGTAGGTATACACATTCTATTTGATACTGGATCCTGTTACAACAATGCAGGACAGATCTCAGATGGAATCAGCACGAAAAGAAATAAAGCATTTTCGCGGTTATAGGAATGTTATGAATCGATGCTTCAAAAGTTATCGCGACTACAGAATGAGGATCAATACGTATTACTTTAGCAGAAACAGGTACAGAGAAGAGCAAAGATAATACAATTTTGTTTAGTGTAGAAGTAAAAAGTAATGAATGCTATAAAGCCTTTACCGAATAGGCTTTAGCAGCATTCACAAAGAGCGCTAAAATGTAATCGTCACTAGCAATGGCCTTTAAGAAACATATTAGCGACATTTAAGTTATTGTCGTTAAATAATTAGTGCTAACAATTTAAATTAGTATTAGAAAAAATGGACATTCTTTCCgtcttcatttgatttttgtGTAATAGtgtgatattatatatacatcatatatatacggtttatacacttatatattatttgttcaatatagatatattacatatacattatatatcagtgtataaatattgtatgatagcgtgtgtgtatatatatatatatatatacatttctcATATATAGttatacttcatatataagtatatggtttatatacttatatattacatatacactatatatcagtgtataaacattgtataatagtctgtatatatatacatttcttATACATAGTTATATTAACTCACCACTTGCAAGTAGAGGTCTTAAACATGTGAGTTGAATTGCATTTGGATATGTTGAAATTTTAATGATTCGTTTAAAAGTTAAGTTATAACCAATTTCCTCAattcttattaaaattttaattctttattttttttcttataatttatttgcgttcaaaatttttaaaattcaaatttatgattatatataatatatcaaataaaaaatattttttttcaaaaatataaataaagctTCTTATAGATCAATCTAAACTACACATcaatctaattttaaaaataattgaacgaattaaaatgaattgaattaataaaataagctGATTATTAACCTATTTGGAAGTAATACTAGAAGAATCTAAAATAATAAGAGGGACACCAAACTTTATGTCAAATAAAAAAGCCTTAATTTAACACTTGGTAGAGAACCTATACACATATTATATTACAAGAAAATACCTAATAAGTTGTTAGCAAAGTGATAAGgatcttaattatattttgttggaccactttttgaaaaataaattcaggTATAGGggctaaaatatataattaagtctCATATTgattatttgactaatttaaatttgtattatataaaattaaaggaaGTATGTTAAGTGTGCCACGGTGAATGACGAATATATTggtcatttctttatatgattttaaataattgttatcTTATGAAACTAGTGTATATTTTTTCGGATTGAGTTTGTCTTGAATATATATTTCTCTATATGGTAATAAGAATCTTATTTTAATTCGATGTTACTATGTCACGATATTGACCCTCATATGTTATTTATGTCATTCACACTGCGATTGACAAGTTAGAGTGAAGGGTGTTAAGTTTACATTTTACTtgacaaaaacatattattatctttttatatgCTCTTAAATAATTCTCGTTTCATGAGCTATTTTTGAAGCTGGACGTGCACTATTGATCTCTTTACGAAAAAGATGatttgaaatttagaaaaagtttaataaaatatttactcaaaTGACAAATTTTAGACCTGTTTCTCATCTAGAATAGACTaggatttataaataaattcattttatttttttagaaaacttATTAATATGCACAATtcgattaaaattatttattaatatgattaaaatatactttagtcttcatttttttttcttgatatacTTTGAATAATATTGTAGATGTCAATTCATGTTGTGAGATAAGGGTAATGAATTATTGAGATTatttttggatatatatatatatatattttcatttattattgaaaattgaCTCATCTTTAAAAGTTAGAGATTGAAAAGTCACTCGAAAAGACCAGCTGGCTTTGCATCTATGTTTGAACAATCACATTGAGATATGTCATCTTCAATTTTTAGGCATTTTTGGTGTCGATTTGAATCGATTatcgattaaaattaaaattaaatcaatttaattatttttaaaatattaaaatcaaactaaattaTCATCAAATACGATAAATATATTTAtcgatttgtttttttatttaatttgatccgattgtttaattattaagcatacataaaaagaaaacatgaaATGACAAAAATGGCTTAAAAcctattttagaaaattagattACAATTGGAATGAGGAGGTAACTAgggatttttttaattgttaatataGTGAACAGATAAAAATAAACGATTATGATAGATTATGCAtgtcaataattttaaaacttatcaacgtatataaataaatatacctattttagaaaattagattACAATTGGAATGAGGAGGTaactaatgatttttttaattgttaatataGTAAACAGATAAAAATAAACGATTATGATAGATTACATAtgtcaataattttaaaacttatcAACGTATAGTAATAAATAGTTATATAGTCCTTTTATAATATGGTTGGACAAGGATGAACCAAACCAGCCACGAGGAACACAATATATATCACTTTCATGACAAGTTGGAATTAATTAAAAGGAAGTAATTAATCAACCCCACAATATTAAATACaattaaagaggaaaaaaatttttaattagtatGGAATGTCTTGCAAGAACATGACCCATTGATGGTAAGTTGGTAACTAATCAATAATCATATATAGTAATCAGTGAtcaaaattaagatttttaGTTTATGAGTTCTcgattataattatttttatttattgttaggTACCGGCCTCAACTAGTGAACACATATAATTGCTACGAGATAGGCTTGTAAATAGGAAAAATAACGAAATTGCGATTTTTTTATCAGTTTCAACActtctatatttaaatttaaaaaaatctttcgTGTTGAATTGCATCCATTAAAGGTTCGTCTATGAGAGTATGAGTAGTCGACATCAATCTGACTTCGTATCATCATATATAAAAGAGAGTAAGCAATTTTTAGCAGCAATAAATAtacacattaataaagagtgtttaAAGTTTTTACCCACATTAGTTTGAATGTCATTAGATCCAATGTCACTAAAAGCTTTAGAGACATACAAAAAGTGTTATATATTTAGCGACAATTGAGCTATTATCGTTAATAATTGCcgctaaagatcatttttgatgTAGCGAATATCATTATTCAGTTACATTAGCTATAGTAATAAGCCACAAACGCAAATACATAATCAACAAGATGTATTTACAACAAAAAAAGCccgatttttatttttcgaaaaagAAGTGAACACTTTGCTGAGGAATGAAGTACCTCTGCCTAGAAGAAGAGGAACGAAGCTTTGTGTTTGTTTGAACAGGAAGACCGACTACTCCAAGATCACTTATCCATAAATCGATTAATCGTACAAACAACATAAAGAAATCGTACAAACAACATAAAGAAATATAACCAGCGTTTATCGATAAAAACAACCCCCAACACTTAAAACTAAGAATCTCATATTACACTTACACACTAGAACTAGAACAAGAACAAGaactaacaaaaaaatactTCTAACTAGTTTTACTTTATTCTTCGACTACTAAAGTTTCACATAAAAATTTTCACATCTAACTAAGCATACAAGAAATCTGCAGGACGTCCAGAATATGTAGTAGCAAATGATCTTGTAGTAAAATCATGTTTCTTATTTCCTCCATCGAATCGATTCACTTTGCTCTCAGCATGAAACCTTGTCATTGGCATAATAGGCTCATAAGTCCTCTGATGCATCtcaattgatgatttttcactAGATTTATATGCATCTCCCACAACTCCTACAGCTTTATGATTATTACATCCCAACAAAATGCTCGAACGACGTTTAGCCTTGTCTCTTCCATTGGAGTTGTTATTGGTTCTAATTGAGGGTATTTTAACTTCTTCTATATCAGACATCATAGAGAAATCTGCTGCACTAGCAGTTACAACACTCCAATCAATGCTAACTTCACTTGGAGCATAACATGACATACTATCTGAGCCCTGTCTAACTAGACTTTGATTAGCTGTATTGTTACTTGGGAAGCTTTCGATTTCAAACAAGTCTGAACTTGCATCACTTTCTGCGTAATCTTCTTCATAGGTTCCATTTGAACTTGCACCTATGTTGATAATGTCGATTTCTTCAGCTTTCGGAACAATTGCATCCCATGTTAACATGCCTATGTTCTTCTCAAGACTCATTTTGCTTCTTTCTTTCTCTGTTATTGAAAAGCCAAACACTTCTAGTGACTTTCTTGATTCCTCTTCTTCTGTTTCCTTTTTGATCATTTGTATCCCATTCCCACCTTTAGGATCATAAACAGGAACGACGAAACGCTCATCTGATTTCAATCCAACTACTCCTGAATCATCAATTCTCTTGAAGTGCAAATCTTGATGATTAGCTCCTATTGTACTAgtcttctttgattttgatttgaaacTTTTTTCGCGGAGTTGATCATCAATCTCAACAGAGTTCTTGTCTTTGCAGTAACAATTGCAGCCAAATCTAGCAAGGAATTTCTTTCCATAAGACTTGTTTTTAGTCGTCTTTATTGGCCGCGGTGCTTgatgctgctgctgctgctgctgatAATTTCTTGTAACTTTCTGCAACAATGCACTTCTGCTATTCCAACTTGATTCTGAATGAACACTTGGTGTTGAAGGTCTGATCTTTTGCTGCAAAGAAACTATATCAGCGACAACAGGTTGATCATTATGAATCTTGTGTTTGTTTTGTCTCACATTGTTTACTTCATCAACCCCTTCATTGAAGTATTTTTCTGCACTAAATATGTCTATTTCACCATCATCTATCTTCTTACTTGATTCAAGATTAAGTACAATGGTTTTTTCAGTACCATTGatcaaataagaagaaaatgaagGATCAAGAAGATTTGTAGTAGTATTTTTGGTAGCTTCTAGTTTGACCATAGCCATTTGAGACTAAGTTTTGTATTTGAGTGGAAAGGAGGTGTTTTGGTAAGGGGAAAAAGACTCAAAAAGAAGAGatttttgtaaagaaaaatgGATTTTGGAAGCACTAAGCTACAATAGGAAAATGATGAGAAATAGTTTGATATAACAGAAATCATAGAAGGGAAAAAGGAAGTTAGTTCACTAGTGAAAATTGATGGTGCTTAATAAAGCTATAtaaccttttcttttctcttcctcTACTAGAGTTCTCAACATCAGATTGTGATTTTTCCTTTGACACTTGTCCCACCCTTTTGGTAAGGAGGAAAATTATCATCAACgacaataacatattcagtgTGATCCCGCAAGTGGGATTTGAGGAGGACATGCATTACTCGTCTCTTTTCTGATTGGTATTGGTATGGAGGTCGCTCGCTCTTTGATCAGTGATTCACCGGTCAGGTGGGGTCACTAGTAATAAGATAATACTTCACTGAGCCTATCAACGTTAGATCTATCATCATAGATAAGGAAACAGGAAAATATTCTCAAAATGTTCTCATGTTAGGTTGGTCAAAATGCTGTGGAATCGCGCGGTCCCACTCCCGCCCCCACCTCCTCACCCCCAACCCCACCATCTTAGTAATGTTTTGTGCTTACTTATCAACTTTCGAAAAAATAAGTGATTTCCGTCGAAAATGATTTACTTTATGCCAAAGGTTTAGTACTTACAAGAACTTCCCACTTTTTGAAATTAGTACTCTTTATAATCTTTAACTCTACCCGAAGTGAAAAATGACTTATATCGTATCAAACATACTGCTATAATTTCTATGGTTAtagtaaaatttgaatatgtaGCAGAAAATGCAGAATATTTGCTTGTCCTTTATggaatatatttaatttgttttaaatatggTGTAGAAGTAGATGAGTATAGAAATCAATCAAAAACAGAAATCATATCAATGCAGTTACCCCACATTAGCTTATGGTTTAGCTAtcataaattatataacaaaTAAGAACAAGTCAATTTTATGGAGTTATGTGAATTTTGGCCCATAAAGACTGCTGGCCACACAAGATTCACAATATCTAACAACATTTACAATCAAATCTGAGTATGAAcagataataaatttttaactcATTCGGTATCCAATAATGTCTAGATCATTCATGTATACATGCTCCTTGTCGGCAAATACTACTTGATGCATACAACACAAAATTTTACTACTCAATTACCAACATGTAAGGTGGGGGGCATAGTCCCACCACCACCAAGGACGGCGTAGGATGGATGAGATCCCTTCACACTTAACCAGATGTCATAATCTAACGCCAATGATATATATTGTCCGTTTTGACCTCACAGATTTATCGAACTCAAAAACGTATGTACCATTGGAACTTGTTTTATGCCTTATTTGACTTAGTTTTTAGGTGCAGATGGCTAATACTCTGAATTTAGATCTAAGTTTCAGATGGTAACAAAATTTGTCTCAAATCATTGACCAATCCTAGTAGCCCTACTGACAACTCTTATCACTTGTCATTCAAGGCCAGAGAGTCCGAactaaaatattgagtttatgTGTTCTGAATTCTAGAAAATGCAGTTTACGAGTTCTGTCTAACTCGATGCTAAAACTGTAGCTCCACCGCTGGCTAGTCAAGTGTAACTTGAGGTACAATAACCTCAAATATAGAAGAAGTGCAGAGTAATGTCTATGATTTTTGTGATCAGATCAGTGTCCTGTGCACTtccattttgtattttttgctCTTTTCTCATTCTATTGAAGAAAAAACAATTACTGAATCAAGATATCATATCAGA
This DNA window, taken from Solanum lycopersicum chromosome 5, SLM_r2.1, encodes the following:
- the LOC101264625 gene encoding AAA-ATPase At3g28580; this translates as MMQDLWTQLGPTIAAIMFTWTMYQNYFPHELRGHIRRYTDKLVNYFYPYMHIIFYELETEGWFERSKAYVSIERYLSKSSSTQAKRLKANSVKDGQSLVLTMDDHEEITDEYKGEKVWWISSKKPASRQTISLYKEDEKRYFKLKFHKKNRDLVTNSYLKYVLDEGKAISVKERQRKLYTNNKGDGGGYRYRGGRMWSGVVFEHPSTFDTLAMDPNKKQEIIDDLETFSKSKDYYAKIGKAWKRGYLLYGPPGTGKSSMIAAMANYLKYDVYDLELTSVKDNTELRKLLIDTTGKSIIVIEDIDCSLDLTGQRETNKKKKEEEDKGKTEEDAVKEKMKKGGETKEKQSEVTLSGLLNFIDGLWSAIGGERLIVFTTNYVEKLDPALIRRGRMDKHIVLSYCCFESFKVLAHNYLDVVESHVHFPQIRRLLEETNMTPADIAENLMPKSSKENADICLERLIKALETAKEEAKLKAEEEERAKAAEKEKEEKDREEKKEVTATEEAKSVDSVNEKDNGVKENGNVSKS
- the LOC101264929 gene encoding protein PHYTOCHROME KINASE SUBSTRATE 1 produces the protein MAMVKLEATKNTTTNLLDPSFSSYLINGTEKTIVLNLESSKKIDDGEIDIFSAEKYFNEGVDEVNNVRQNKHKIHNDQPVVADIVSLQQKIRPSTPSVHSESSWNSRSALLQKVTRNYQQQQQQHQAPRPIKTTKNKSYGKKFLARFGCNCYCKDKNSVEIDDQLREKSFKSKSKKTSTIGANHQDLHFKRIDDSGVVGLKSDERFVVPVYDPKGGNGIQMIKKETEEEESRKSLEVFGFSITEKERSKMSLEKNIGMLTWDAIVPKAEEIDIINIGASSNGTYEEDYAESDASSDLFEIESFPSNNTANQSLVRQGSDSMSCYAPSEVSIDWSVVTASAADFSMMSDIEEVKIPSIRTNNNSNGRDKAKRRSSILLGCNNHKAVGVVGDAYKSSEKSSIEMHQRTYEPIMPMTRFHAESKVNRFDGGNKKHDFTTRSFATTYSGRPADFLYA